The sequence GCCACCCTCGCGGCTGCGGCCCTCGCGTTTGTCGCGATCGCGCCGGTGCCGCAGGCATTAGGGGCGCCCAATGGGCTGGCCTGGGACTCGGTCACCAAGTTCTCGCGGAGCGGCGACGCCGCGACGCTGCAGCCCGGTTCGTTCGATCAAGACTACGCGCAGGCGGCGGCCGTCGCTCCGCCTCCGGAATCCACGGGCGGCGGTATGATGGGCAAGATGAAGCAGGCCATGGCGATGGCGCAACACCTGCAGGCGCTGCTGCGCAATGGGTTCGCGGAGCGATACTATGTTGCGGGCTCCAAGGTGCGCGTAGATCAGGTCTCCGAGCAGAAGGCGACGATCCTCGATTGCGCCGCCGGCACGATCACCACGCTGGATCTGCGCAGCAAAACCTACCGGGTGGAGTCGTTGAATGCGTCGCCGGCGCCGAGCTCGAGCGGCGGCGCGGGGGCGCCGCAACCGCGCGCGACCGACGATGTGACGAGCATCGCCATTACGATCGCCAACACCGCTCTTGGCGCGCGCAACGTGGGCGGCCAGCCGACGAATGGATTCAGTTCGGACATGAGCTTCAAAGAGACGTACGCGTCGGGAAAATCGCAGTCGTACAACGGCGATCTCGTCGGCTATTACAGCACGAACGCGAACCCGTCGCCCGCGTGCGAGCGTCCGAGTGCGGCGGGTCCGGGGAGGCAGTCGCCTCCGGATGCCGCGCAGACCATGACGGCGATGACCGGCGGCTTTTCGCGGTTCACGCGCGCGCTCGCACTCGCTGGTGCCGACTCACGCTTTAGCCTCAAGCAGAGCGGACCGCCGCTGCCGCGCGGAAAGTTCGCAATGTATCAGGCGGCGACCATTGGAGGCGGTCCGGAAGGCGGCGCGACGTTCATCAGCGAGCGCGGCAACCTGCGCCCCGTCTCCGCCGGTGATCCCGTTTTCGGCGTCCCCGGCGACTTCACGCGCGAGCAGTAGCGTGAAATACGTACTCTACTATCAGTCGTCGCCCGATGTGCTGGAAAAGGCTCCGCTCCACGCGGAGGCGCATCGCGCCCGCTGGCAGGAGTTCAGCGCGGACGGGTCGCTGCTGATGGTCGGCCCCTTCGCGAATCCGCACGAAGGCGCGATGGCGATCTTCACGACGCGCGAAGCGGCGGAGCGATTTGCGAAGGACGATCCGTTCGTGGTCAACGGAGTCGTCTCGAACTGGGTCGTTCGGGAGTGGGCCGAGGCGCTGTCACCCTAATTACTCCAGCGGTGGCGCGACCGGTGCAGGCGTCTGGCGCTGCGGCGGATGAAGCAGCGACATCGAGAGATACGCGCCGATCCACGACCCTAGCGCGGCGAAGATCACGTAGGTCCAGTCCCTCGTGTACGTGATGACGGCGAAGGACGAGAGTAGATACCACACGCTGCTCCACGTTGCCGCCGAGATCCGTCTGCGGCTCGAGACGGACGCAGTGAAGAAGACGTAGACGGCGTCGGTGGCGGCGGTGCTCGCGATCACGCCGAGCGCGAGCCACGGGTGAACGTGCATAAAATGCTGCAACATCCCCCGCACTTCTCACGGTTTCCCACCATGTCATGCTAGTGCACGAGCGTTTGCGAGGGAGTCTCTCCGAACATCATTCGGTAATCCGTTGTGAAGTGGCCCATGTGCCAGAAGCCCCAGTCGGTCGCCACGTCGATGATCCGGATCGCGTCGCGGTGCGCGCGCTGGAGCGTTCGGTGGACGCCGTTGAGACGAATGCGCTTGAGATAATCCATGGGGCTATAGCCGGTCACCGCCTCGAAAGCATTGATCAGCGACCGCGAGCGCATGCCGGAGACGTGGCTCAAGTCGAGCAGCGTCAGCGTTGCGTCCACGTGATCACGCATGTAGGCCTCGCACCGGCGTACCGCGGTGAGGCGCCGGTTGAGGCATTTGGACGACTCGACGATGCGTTCGTCGCCGCGATCCATCGCGGCGGCCAGCAACGGAATCAGCGTGCCGCTGATGCTGCGGTGCCGAAGCGGTCGCGACATCGAAAAGTTGTTATGCATCAGCGTTCGCAGGCGGCTCGCGAGGACGGGGTCTTGCGACAATCTCGCCCTCTGCAGGTCATCGAGCAAGATGAGCGCATCCGGGGCGCGCGAGAACTCCCTCGCCAGCGAGTGCCGATCGATGCTGATCGAGTAGAACGAGCCGGCGCCTGACGTCGTGAGCTCGACGAAGGCGGAGCTCGAAAAGATGCTGCTCGCGTCCATCTTTGTTCCGAACCAGCGAGCGCGGGTAAGTGGATCGGCGACGATGCCGATCACCGATTTTTCCTTTGCTACGTGCGCCTCACCCTTGAAGGCGACGTTGAACTTACGCAGAGCAAGCCGCAACGGGCTCGCGTCGACGAAGCCGTAGTGCACTTCGAAGTTTCCGGGCTCGAGCTGTGCCCACGCTACCGTTTCGGGCGCATAGGTACCCTCGGCCGACCGCTCCAGAAGATGAGAAGACTCCAATTTCATGACGGGTAGCCATGGACCAAAACCGGGTGCTTAGGGGAGGAAGTCGTGGGGGGAGAGGTTAGGAAGGTCCGGCCGACAGCTCCCGCAGGAGCTCGCCGACCAAGCTCTCTCTCGCGGCTTCAGCGCATTCCGCAGCTTCCCTTTCGAGCTCGGTGAAAATCTTCTTCATGTCGTTTGCCACGCTGGGGGTCTCGTAGCCGGCGGCGCGCCATCGCGCGCGCAAGTCCTCGTCGAGGCGTAAGCACAGCGCCGGATCGGCCTCGTTCGCTTCTCGAAAGCGCTCCTCGATCCGCTCGCGCCGGGCCTCGGCCAGCTCCTGTTCGAACGCCGCCGTATCCGCCCAGATCGCTTTACCATTTCGAAAGATTTGGATTGCGCCCAGACCTCTGCGCCTCAGCAGGTCGTGTTCCCAGTCGCATTCGTCGACCGATCGCGCGAGCGCCGCACGAATCGTAAACTCCATGATGCGGTTCAGGAGTGCGGCGTAGCTGACGTCGTCGGCGAGGCGGTGCGACTCGCCGATGCGCGCGGCATAGAGCGGTTTAGTCACACCAATCCATATTGTATCTGGAGTACCGCGGGAAGCTTATCCCAGAATCGCAAGAACGGGACTTTTGCGCCTTTGGGATAGACCGCCCCAGCCGCCCACCGGTACAATTGAGCCCGATGAAGCGCTTCTTCGCCGTAGCAGCACTGCTCGTGTGCGCTGGCTTAACTGCCACCGCGCGCGCCGGAGCCCAAGAAACGCCGGCTCCCGCAACGCCGGCGCCCGCCGCTAGTCCTACACTAATGGATCGGGAGTACGATGGGCGGCTGCACGTCATGGCCGCTCCCTACGTGTGGGCGCCGACGGTCGGCGGAGACTTCCAGTTCACGATTCCGGGGTTGCCGCGGCGCCCGGGCGGCACGCGGCAGACCAGCGTGCAGGTGGCGCCCGTTAACTACCTGCCAAAACTCAACTCCGCTGCGATGTTTGCCTTCGACGCGCGTCAAGGCAACTTCGATATTTTCGGGGACTACATTTACGTCAACGCGACGGTGAGCGCGTCGGCCTCCGCCGTGCTGAGCGGCCGGTTCGGCCGGCTGCAAGTCCCCGTCAGCCTCAGCACGAACGCCCACTTGCGCGAATCGATCTGGGAGGCGGCGGCGGGCTACACGGTCGCAAGGGGGCACGACGCGGATTTAAGCGTCTTTGCCGGCCTGCGCGAGTTTCCGCTGAGCTTGGGGTTCGACTATACGGCTACTATTGGGCGGCGGCGCCCGTTTATGCGCTCGGGTTCGGTCCAAACGGCGGACATCGCGCAGGACGTCGTCTTCGGGTTGCGCGGGAAGGCATACTTCGGCGACGGCCATTGGTTCGTGCCGTACTATGGCGACGCGGGCACGGGGATAGGCATGCTGAGCAACACGACGTGGCAGGCGTATTCCGGCGCCGGCTACGCCTTCAACCACGGGCAAAGTATCATCGTGCTGTACCGCGACCTGAGCTATAACTCATTCGCGCCGATCTCGCATGTTCAAAAGCTCTCGATGTACGGCCCACTCCTGGGTTATACGTTCAACCTATAGGAGCTTACTACGGTGCCTCTCGCCGCGACCGCGGCGATCGTCGCGCAAGCCCCACAAGCCACGCCGACTCCCGGCGCAGCAGATACGGGCGGATTCGACGCGAGCAAGCTGACGCCGGCACAGCAGGAAGCGCTCCGGCTCGCGGTCATCAAGACGTCGCAAAATCCGGTCGGTAACATCACGGCCTTCCCGTTTCAGAACAACTTCAACTACGGAGTCGGGCCCTACACGCGGTTGCAGTACAATCTCAACGTGCAGCCGGTCGTCCCGATTATGTTGAGCCCGAACATGAACCTGATCGCCCGAACGATCATCCCCGTCCTGAATCAGCCGTCGTTCGCTCCGCCGGGAGTGTGTGCTTCGCCCATCGGATGTCCCTCGACGTTCGGCCTGAGCGATGTGCAAGAGCAGTTGTTCTTTGCGCCCAAGACGAAGCCGGGTCAGCTCATCTGGGCGGTGGGGCCGATCTTTCAGTTTCCGACGGCGACGCCGAACACGCTGGGATCCGGCAAGTGGTCCGCGGGTCCCGATGCCGTCGCGCTGGTCATGCCCGGCAGCTGGGTGATGGGCGCGCTCGTGACCCAGCTGTGGTCCGTCGCCGGTCTGCCGAATCGGCCGAACGTGAGTTCTTTTCTTGTCCAGCCGTTCGTCAACTACAACCTAAAGGGCGGCTGGGCGATAAGCTCGGCGCCGATCATCACGGCGAACTGGACGCTAGCGCAGAACAAGTGGACGGTGCCGCTGGGCGGCGGCGTCTCCAAGACCTTCAAGAATGACGGCCAACTGATGCAGCTGAGCGTGCTGTACTACACGAACGTTACTCGTCCGCTTATTGCGCCGCAGACGACGCTACGGGTCTCGTGGAGCCTGCTCTGGCCCGTCAAGCGCGGCATCGACATCCAACAGCTTCTCCAAGAGGCAAAGTAAACACCGGCGCCGCCAAACGGCGACACCGGTGCTTGCAGTAGGCGAAGACTTCGCTTAGCCGCCTAGCGAGCGCTGGCCGACGACGCGACCGACCGGCGGGGTCGTATCCTTCCCGTTCCCCCAGGTGCCGTTGAAGCTGTTGTTGTCGTCGTTGAACCAGAACGCGAACCAGCCGCTGCCGTTGGGTCCGGTCCAGGTCGCTCGGACTTTGTCCTTGGTCCGGAACTTGCCGTTCATTAGGATCGCGCCGGCGTGGCAAACGACCGACGGACCCGACTGCGTGCAGCGCATCTTCCCGATGAAGCCGCCCGGGCCGCCCGCGCCGGTCACGTTCCAGGTTCCGGCCGCGGTAATCGGCGACGGCGGCAGGACCTTGTTCGCGGTGAACGACCCGTTTGCTGCGCGTCCGTTGTAGCCCCAGGTTCCGTTGAAGCTGTGGCCGTTCGCGCTGACGTAGACCGTCAGCCAGCCCGCGCCGCCGGGCCCGTGCCATTTGCCGTTGATCTGGGTGTCGTTGACAAACGTGCCGGTGAAGCCGTTGCCGTTGCTGGCGTTGTTGCCGACGACGCCGTTGCCCGACTGGGTCAGCGTGATCGTCGAGGTGGTCGTGCCGTTGAGGCCGCTCTGCTGGACCGACCAGGTCCCCGTGACGTTCGGCGGGCTCGCGATCGCGGCGGTGATGGCCGCCGCCATGAGGGCGACGCCGCAGGCGATTGAAATAGCAAGACGTTTCACAAATGATATCCTCCCATCGTCTAGTGTAGGATGAGCGCGGCTTGCCTGCTATCCCGAAAGTGCAGGTTACACTATGTCGTCAACCTGGCCGTGATGCTCGTCCCACTGGTCGTCGCGGTTTTCGTCGAGGCTGCTTTCGCCGTACTTCTGCTGCTCGCGCCGCACGGCTTCTGCGGGATCGATCGGCTGGTCCTTGCGCGGCGCGACGTCGGGCGCAATCGCGTCGTCATCGTCGTCGGGGTACGGAAATCTGTCGCTATTCATAGTCTTATCTCATTGCAGCAAAAGCGTCAGCGGTGAAACAGCACGGTTGAGTGAAGCGTGAGTCGATCTGATCGAAGCGTGGGGCCGGGCGCTCATGAATCTCCTCTTATAGGCGGATTGGGCGATGCCTTCCAATCACGCGTTAGCCCCGCAGCATCACCCGCGCGGCGTTCCATCCGGCGGCGCCCATCACGCCGCCTCCCGGATGCGCGGCCGCGCCGCACAGATAGAGCCCGCGGATCGGCGTCGTGTAGCTCGCAAACCCCGGCACGGGGCGAAAGGCGAAGAGTTGGTGCAGCGGCATCGCGCCCTGGAAAATGCTGCCGCCCGTGAGGCCGAACGTCTCTTCCAAGTCGACCGGCGTGAGGATCTGGCGGTCGATCACCGAGTCCTTGAATCCCGGAGCGTACCGTTCCACGATGTCGAAGCAGCGATCCGCGTACTCGTTGCGCCGGGCGTCGGTCCACTCGCCGTCGGCCAGCCGATACGGAGCGTACTGCGTGAACATCGACATCAGGTGTTTGCCGGGCGGCGCGACCGTCGGATCGAGCGACGACGGCATCGTGCACTCGACGACCGGCTCGCGCGAGAAGCCGCCGTACTTCGCGTCGTCGTACGCGCGTTCGATGAAGTCCTGATCCGGGCACAGGTGCACCGTGCCGAAATGCTGCGGGCCCGGCTCGTGTCCGGGAAGCGCACTGAAGCTGGGTAGGCGCTCGAGCGCGACGTTAATCTTGCACGACGCGCTGCTGTAGGAGATCCGGGCGACCGCGGCGTTGAATTCCGACGGTAATTCGGACGGCTCGAGCAGCTTCTCGAACGTTACGTGGCAGTCGACGCCGCTGGCGACGCGCCGCGCGCGGAATTCGTCGCCGTCTTCTAGCGCGACGCCGGTGACGCGTCCGTCGCGCGTCAGGATCCTCGCGACCTCGGCGTCGGTGCGAATCTCGACGCCGAGCGCCGCCGCCGCCGCCGCGAGCGACTGCGTGAGGCCGCCCATGCCTCCGCGCACGTAGCTCCACACACCGCGTTTTCCGTTCGTCTCGCCCATCACGTGATGGAACAAGACGTACGCCGTTCCGGGCATCGAAGGCGCCATGAAGGCGCCGATGATCGCGTCGGTCGCGATTGTCCCCTTGAGCTCTTCGGACTCGAACCAGCGATCGAGGATCGGCCGCGCCGCGCCGGTGAGCACCTCGACGGCCTCGCCCATGCTCGTGCCGAGGCGTTGCAGCGCGCGGCCCATCTTGCCGGCTTCCAGCAGCTGTCCGAGGCTCGGACGAACGAGGTTCGGCGGCACCCGCGTCAGCGTCGGTTCGACGACCGACGCCACCCGTTCCAGCATCGCCTCGTATTTCGGGTAGTTCTCGGCGTCGCGCCGGCTGAACTTCGCGATCTCCGCGACGTCGTTTTCGACGCCGGCGCCGAGCATCAGATAGCGCCCGTCCTCAAATGGCGAGAACGACGCCGGATTGCGTTCGATCGCTTCGAAGCCGAACTCGTGCAGCCGCAGATCCGCGATGATCTCCGGGCGGAACAGGCTATTGACGTATGCCGCGGTCGAGACCTTGAATCCGGGGAAGATCTCCTCGCTGACGCAGGCGCCGCCCACGATGTAGCGCCGCTCGAGTACGAGCACGCGCCATCCGGCGCGCGCGAGATAGCACGCCGTAACCAGCCCGTTGTGGCCGGCGCCGATGACGATCGCGTCGTACTTCACTTTATATCTTCACTTTGACGCCGAAAAACGCGTTGAACGGGGTGTTCAGCGAGCTCGTCTGATCGTTGTACGTTCCGAAATACGGTTCGTAGGGATAACGCAGGAAGGTTTGCACGTTGGCTCCGGGATTGTATGCGTTGCCGACGGGCGGCGTCGTGGGGCCGCCGATCAGGTTAGTGTACAGGCACGTCTGATTGCTCCAGTAGTAGGTGAACGCGGTGTGCTGCCCGCCGAAGCACGTCTGCAGCAGGTTCGCGAGCGTCAGCGTGAGGCTCACGCGCGGCGACAGTGCGTAGCCGATCTGCAGGTGTCCGAGCAGTTGCGCCGGTTCGCGGAACGCGCCGATCGCGTCGAACTGCCCCGTGTACGGATCCGGGATCGAGATCGTCGCCGCGCAGTGCGGCCCGTCGGCGTTGAACGGGCCGCCCCCGGCCGCGCCGTAGGGATAGCGCGGATCGCGCGTCGTCGATCCCGCCAGCGGCGGACCGCAGCCCAACGCTGGGTCGATGCCGAGCGTCGTCAGCGGCGCGCCGTAGCGGTTACCCGCTACGAACTGCAGCGACGGCGTTATGGTGAAGCGGTTGTGCTTGTAGTTGAGCAGCAGCGTCGCGACGTAGGGATAGTTGTACGCGTTCACGCCGGAGCCGACGGGCCCGGGAAAGATCGAAAACGGCAGATACGACGCTGTCGGATCGAACA is a genomic window of Candidatus Binatia bacterium containing:
- a CDS encoding NAD(P)/FAD-dependent oxidoreductase, giving the protein MKYDAIVIGAGHNGLVTACYLARAGWRVLVLERRYIVGGACVSEEIFPGFKVSTAAYVNSLFRPEIIADLRLHEFGFEAIERNPASFSPFEDGRYLMLGAGVENDVAEIAKFSRRDAENYPKYEAMLERVASVVEPTLTRVPPNLVRPSLGQLLEAGKMGRALQRLGTSMGEAVEVLTGAARPILDRWFESEELKGTIATDAIIGAFMAPSMPGTAYVLFHHVMGETNGKRGVWSYVRGGMGGLTQSLAAAAAALGVEIRTDAEVARILTRDGRVTGVALEDGDEFRARRVASGVDCHVTFEKLLEPSELPSEFNAAVARISYSSASCKINVALERLPSFSALPGHEPGPQHFGTVHLCPDQDFIERAYDDAKYGGFSREPVVECTMPSSLDPTVAPPGKHLMSMFTQYAPYRLADGEWTDARRNEYADRCFDIVERYAPGFKDSVIDRQILTPVDLEETFGLTGGSIFQGAMPLHQLFAFRPVPGFASYTTPIRGLYLCGAAAHPGGGVMGAAGWNAARVMLRG
- a CDS encoding neuromedin U, yielding MPLAATAAIVAQAPQATPTPGAADTGGFDASKLTPAQQEALRLAVIKTSQNPVGNITAFPFQNNFNYGVGPYTRLQYNLNVQPVVPIMLSPNMNLIARTIIPVLNQPSFAPPGVCASPIGCPSTFGLSDVQEQLFFAPKTKPGQLIWAVGPIFQFPTATPNTLGSGKWSAGPDAVALVMPGSWVMGALVTQLWSVAGLPNRPNVSSFLVQPFVNYNLKGGWAISSAPIITANWTLAQNKWTVPLGGGVSKTFKNDGQLMQLSVLYYTNVTRPLIAPQTTLRVSWSLLWPVKRGIDIQQLLQEAK
- a CDS encoding helix-turn-helix domain-containing protein encodes the protein MKLESSHLLERSAEGTYAPETVAWAQLEPGNFEVHYGFVDASPLRLALRKFNVAFKGEAHVAKEKSVIGIVADPLTRARWFGTKMDASSIFSSSAFVELTTSGAGSFYSISIDRHSLAREFSRAPDALILLDDLQRARLSQDPVLASRLRTLMHNNFSMSRPLRHRSISGTLIPLLAAAMDRGDERIVESSKCLNRRLTAVRRCEAYMRDHVDATLTLLDLSHVSGMRSRSLINAFEAVTGYSPMDYLKRIRLNGVHRTLQRAHRDAIRIIDVATDWGFWHMGHFTTDYRMMFGETPSQTLVH
- a CDS encoding YciI family protein, producing the protein MKYVLYYQSSPDVLEKAPLHAEAHRARWQEFSADGSLLMVGPFANPHEGAMAIFTTREAAERFAKDDPFVVNGVVSNWVVREWAEALSP